The Malus domestica chromosome 10, GDT2T_hap1 genome contains a region encoding:
- the LOC103429659 gene encoding protein SRG1-like, with product MALSQLPAGSQSSNSLFSVLEIAKEPLTSVPQCYVRLEQEPTPSELSDSHKGTFPSIPTIDMTKFVNGETSDFASQLEKLHSTCKDWGIFQLVNHGVSPMLLEKLKHEVQVFFKLPLEEKMKYTIRSGDFEGYGNIVKTKDQKLDWGDRFYMITNPVHRRNPYLFAELPSSLRNTLESYFMELDQLAMRLLGFMAKALKIEMSEIEELFDKEGMQSVRMTYYPPCPQPELVVGLTPHSDATGITILNQLNGDGLQIKKDGVWMPVKFHKDAFVVNVGDIFEMLSNGVYKSIEHRVMVNSEKERVSVAMFFVPKYEAEIGPLRSLVSPQNPPLFKRIGTEKYLNDFFSRRRLDGKSYLEQMKIQNV from the exons ATGGCACTATCGCAGCTCCCAGCAGGCTCTCAAAGCTCTAATTCGCTATTCAGCGTACTAGAGATCGCCAAAGAGCCCTTAACCTCAGTCCCACAATGTTACGTGCGTTTGGAACAAGAGCCAACTCCATCTGAACTCTCTGATAGTCATAAGGGCACCTTCCCTTCTATCCCTACTATCGATATGACGAAATTTGTTAACGGAGAAACCTCCGACTTTGCAAGTCAACTAGAAAAACTGCACTCAACTTGCAAAGATTGGGGCATTTTTCAG tTGGTGAACCATGGAGTTAGCCCTATGCTGTTAGAGAAGCTGAAACATGAGGTTCAAGTTTTCTTTAAGCTTCCCTTGgaagagaaaatgaaatatACAATAAGATCAGGTGATTTTGAAGGGTATGGAAACATAGTCAAGACCAAAGACCAAAAGCTTGACTGGGGTGATAGGTTCTATATGATAACCAACCCTGTTCATCGAAGAAATCCGTACCTCTTCGCGGAGCTCCCTTCTTCCCTCAG GAATACCTTGGAGTCATACTTTATGGAATTGGATCAACTTGCTATGAGACTTCTTGGGTTTATGGCGAAGGCTCTGAAAATAGAGATGAGTGAGATAGAGGAGTTGTTTGATAAAGAAGGGATGCAATCAGTGAGGATGACATACTATCCTCCATGTCCACAACCAGAGCTGGTTGTAGGGCTCACACCTCACTCAGATGCAACTGGGATCACCATCCTCAACCAGCTTAATGGAGACGGTCTCCAAATTAAAAAAGACGGGGTTTGGATGCCTGTAAAATTCCATAAAGATGCTTTTGTGGTGAATGTAGGGGACATCTTTGAG ATGCTGAGCAACGGAGTGTACAAAAGCATTGAACACAGGGTAATGGTGAATTCCGAGAAGGAAAGGGTGTCGGTTGCGATGTTCTTCGTCCCTAAATATGAGGCAGAGATTGGGCCACTCAGAAGCTTGGTATCCCCCCAAAACCCACCACTGTTCAAAAGGATTGGGACGGAAAAGTACTTGAACGATTTCTTCTCCCGCCGTAGGCTTGATGGAAAATCGTATTTGGAGCAGATGAAAATCCAAAATGTTTGA